From a single Kitasatospora sp. NBC_00458 genomic region:
- a CDS encoding ABC transporter ATP-binding protein, translating to MTTAAAAVYDPQLPGGAAAVAASARQVTKAYGAGETRVTALNAVDVDIQRGRFTAIMGPSGSGKSTLMHCLAGLDTVTEGRIWIGETEVTGLKDKQLTKLRRDKIGFIFQAFNLLPTLNALENITLPMDIAGRKPDTAWLDRVVETVGLADRLKHRPTQLSGGQQQRVAVARALAARPEIIFGDEPTGNLDSRSGAEVLAFLRRSVDELGQTIVMVTHDPVAAGYADRVLFLADGVIVDEMYAPTADSVLERMRRFDGKRTS from the coding sequence GTGACGACGGCAGCAGCAGCCGTGTACGACCCCCAGCTTCCCGGTGGCGCCGCCGCCGTCGCCGCCTCGGCGCGTCAGGTGACCAAGGCCTACGGCGCGGGCGAGACCAGGGTGACCGCCCTGAACGCGGTCGACGTCGACATCCAGCGCGGCAGGTTCACCGCGATCATGGGGCCCTCGGGCTCCGGCAAGTCCACCCTGATGCACTGCCTGGCCGGTCTGGACACGGTCACCGAGGGGCGGATCTGGATCGGTGAGACCGAGGTCACCGGCCTGAAGGACAAGCAGCTCACCAAGCTGCGCCGGGACAAGATCGGCTTCATCTTCCAGGCGTTCAACCTGCTCCCGACGCTGAACGCGCTGGAGAACATCACGCTCCCGATGGACATCGCCGGCCGCAAGCCGGACACCGCCTGGCTCGACCGCGTGGTGGAGACGGTCGGCCTGGCGGACCGCCTCAAGCACCGCCCGACCCAGCTCTCCGGCGGCCAGCAGCAGCGCGTCGCGGTGGCCCGGGCACTGGCCGCCCGCCCCGAGATCATCTTCGGGGACGAGCCCACCGGGAACCTCGACTCCCGCTCCGGTGCCGAGGTGCTCGCCTTCCTGCGCCGCTCGGTCGACGAGCTGGGCCAGACCATCGTCATGGTCACCCACGACCCGGTGGCCGCCGGCTACGCGGACCGCGTGCTCTTCCTCGCCGACGGCGTGATCGTCGACGAGATGTACGCCCCGACCGCCGACTCCGTCCTGGAGCGCATGCGCCGCTTCGACGGCAAGCGCACCAGCTGA
- a CDS encoding LCP family protein yields the protein MNTWQEGRPGGGGNSYGSGNGGGGGAYGHGGGGASAEPPLPSSLNPRGPGAPAPRQPQPPQSPPGQYGPPSGGQPQAPGYGPPQGYGTPQTYGQPGAQPGARPGVPAQGTPGRPGPGAPGGPGAPGGPIAPGGSQPPAAARPSRWPRRRIVKWSVFGVLIAMMVTAVSTWFWADSKLNHENVLADYPGRPAAGKGTNWLIVGSDSRNGLSDAEEEDLHTGHAGGKRSDSMMILHVGDNGNTLMSIPRDSWVPIPDHPGDNGKTVKSAPAKINSAFAVGGGKLLAQTVELNTGIRIDHYAEIGFAGFVGIVDSVGGVDMCIDQDVKDKDSGLDLKAGCQTLSGTQSLAFVRQRHQMADQDLGRMRNQQKFLGALAKQAASPVTVLNPFTFYPLVSSGLGTLIVDEDAGLTDLGSLFLAMKDVNGGGGKSITVPIANPDFRTGTGESAVKWDTAKAKQVFDAFKNDTAVPEVK from the coding sequence ATGAACACGTGGCAGGAGGGCCGCCCCGGCGGCGGTGGGAACTCGTACGGCAGCGGCAACGGTGGCGGTGGCGGCGCGTACGGGCACGGTGGCGGCGGCGCCTCGGCCGAGCCGCCGCTGCCCTCCTCGCTGAACCCGCGCGGGCCGGGCGCCCCGGCGCCCCGGCAGCCCCAGCCGCCGCAGTCCCCGCCCGGGCAGTACGGGCCGCCGTCGGGCGGGCAGCCGCAGGCGCCCGGGTACGGGCCGCCCCAGGGCTACGGCACGCCCCAGACGTACGGGCAGCCGGGCGCGCAGCCCGGCGCGCGGCCGGGGGTGCCCGCGCAGGGCACGCCCGGGCGCCCCGGTCCGGGCGCACCCGGTGGTCCCGGTGCGCCCGGCGGCCCGATAGCCCCCGGCGGCTCCCAGCCGCCCGCGGCCGCCCGGCCGTCGCGCTGGCCCCGGCGCCGGATCGTCAAGTGGTCGGTCTTCGGCGTCCTGATCGCGATGATGGTCACCGCCGTCTCCACCTGGTTCTGGGCGGACTCCAAGCTCAACCACGAGAACGTGCTCGCCGACTACCCCGGCCGCCCCGCCGCGGGCAAGGGCACCAACTGGCTGATCGTCGGCTCCGACAGCCGCAACGGCCTGTCCGACGCCGAGGAGGAGGACCTGCACACCGGCCACGCGGGCGGCAAGCGCAGCGACTCGATGATGATCCTGCACGTCGGGGACAACGGGAACACCCTGATGAGCATCCCGCGTGACTCGTGGGTGCCGATCCCGGACCACCCGGGCGACAACGGCAAGACCGTCAAGTCCGCCCCCGCGAAGATCAACTCGGCCTTCGCGGTCGGCGGCGGCAAGCTGCTCGCCCAGACCGTCGAGCTGAACACCGGCATCCGCATCGACCACTACGCCGAGATCGGCTTCGCCGGCTTCGTGGGCATCGTCGACTCGGTCGGCGGCGTGGACATGTGCATCGACCAGGACGTCAAGGACAAGGACTCCGGCCTCGACCTCAAGGCCGGCTGCCAGACCCTCAGCGGCACCCAGTCGCTGGCCTTCGTCCGCCAGCGCCACCAGATGGCCGACCAGGACCTCGGCCGGATGCGCAACCAGCAGAAGTTCCTGGGCGCCCTGGCCAAGCAGGCGGCCTCCCCCGTCACCGTGCTCAACCCGTTCACGTTCTACCCGCTGGTCTCCTCCGGCCTCGGCACCCTGATCGTCGACGAGGACGCCGGACTGACCGACCTCGGCTCGCTGTTCCTCGCCATGAAGGACGTCAACGGGGGCGGCGGCAAGAGCATCACGGTGCCGATCGCCAACCCGGACTTCAGGACCGGCACCGGGGAGTCGGCGGTCAAGTGGGACACCGCCAAGGCCAAGCAGGTCTTCGACGCCTTCAAGAACGACACGGCCGTGCCCGAGGTCAAGTGA
- the ssuE gene encoding NADPH-dependent FMN reductase: MATVLSVSGSPSATSRTARLLRHVDAQLEARGHHVVPFEVRSLPAHALLSADFSHPEIVAALELFAAADGVVIGTPVYKAAYSGLLKTLLDVLPQFALRDKAVLPLATGGSTAHVLAVDYALRPVLSSMGAGHITQGWFVLDRHITVREDGTTVVERETDVLLRPVVDGFATALERLATPALAS, from the coding sequence ATGGCCACCGTCCTGTCCGTCTCCGGCTCCCCGTCCGCGACCTCCCGCACCGCCCGGCTGCTGCGCCACGTCGACGCGCAGTTGGAGGCGCGCGGGCACCACGTCGTCCCGTTCGAGGTGCGCAGCCTGCCCGCGCACGCGCTGCTCTCCGCCGACTTCTCGCATCCCGAGATAGTGGCCGCCCTGGAGCTGTTCGCCGCGGCGGACGGCGTGGTGATCGGCACCCCGGTCTACAAGGCCGCGTACTCGGGCCTGCTCAAGACGCTGCTCGACGTGCTGCCGCAGTTCGCGCTCCGGGACAAGGCCGTGCTGCCGCTCGCCACCGGCGGCTCCACCGCGCACGTGCTGGCGGTGGACTACGCGCTGCGCCCGGTGCTCAGCTCGATGGGGGCCGGCCACATCACCCAGGGCTGGTTCGTGCTGGACCGTCACATCACGGTCAGGGAGGACGGCACCACCGTGGTCGAGCGCGAGACGGACGTCCTGCTCCGTCCGGTGGTGGACGGGTTCGCGACCGCCCTGGAGCGGCTCGCGACCCCGGCCCTGGCCTCCTGA
- a CDS encoding ABC transporter permease, producing the protein MLLKTSLRSFFAHKGRMLLSLVAVVLSVAFVSGTLVFSNTATSTFDKLFASTASDLSVQPAKGEFGGDDDDVRGKTRTIPVDTVQKASALPGVKSAVGQVSVKSATLVNPATNKKVGPTTGAPTMTGNWADTPRNPVEITSGHAPQGADQVMLDADTAKKAGLALGGKLRVLTNDKHDFTIVGIVTFKTTNPGAALAFLDTPTAQGLLLGQPAYTSVELFGDGSRTDDQLKADALAKLGTGYQAKTAAEQKEEGAKDVGSFLDFMKYAMLGFAGISLLVGGFLIINTFSMLVAQRTREIGLLRAVGGSRRQVNRSVLVEALLLGAVGSTLGIGAGLGLAVGLIQLMNAVGMHVSSSDLKIGLNVPLAGYAVGIVITVLAAWIPARRASRIAPIAALRDHGTPTEARSNTVRAVLGLVLTAGGGGLLVLASKAEKAATGGQYLGLGVFLTLVGFVVLGPLLATTLVRVLGAFLPSLFGPSGKLAQRNAMRNPRRTGATAAALMIGLALVIGTSVFTSSVIKSTNQQIDRSVGADYIITAGQTGITPAMVDALRKTPGVDHVTEQKDLPAAFTTPDGRTTKGGVAAVSAAFADDFRLPVKSGSADSLKQGSLAVGEDYAAEHGLKVGDTVRIDYGEGRTQSLPVGVVMTKGNSLFDGATFADLGAVSKAVPAADLPVDSMVFGKAATGADVAKTLAALEESLKEFPQASVRDQAGYKEQIQEQVNTLLYMIYGLLGLAIVVAVLGVVNTLALSVVERTREIGLLRAIGLSRRQLRRMIRLESVVIALFGVVLGTGLGLAWGITGQQVLRSQGLEALAVPVGTIAFTLVASVLIGLLAALVPAFRAGRMNVLAAIATD; encoded by the coding sequence ATGCTGCTCAAGACGTCACTCAGAAGCTTCTTCGCCCACAAGGGCCGGATGCTGCTCTCCCTGGTCGCGGTCGTGCTGTCGGTCGCGTTCGTCTCCGGGACGCTGGTGTTCTCCAACACCGCGACCAGCACCTTCGACAAGCTCTTCGCCTCGACCGCCTCCGACCTCTCCGTCCAGCCCGCCAAGGGCGAGTTCGGCGGGGACGACGACGACGTCCGGGGCAAGACGCGGACGATACCCGTCGACACCGTCCAGAAGGCCTCCGCCCTCCCCGGCGTGAAGTCCGCCGTCGGCCAGGTCTCGGTGAAGAGCGCCACCCTGGTCAACCCGGCCACCAACAAGAAGGTCGGCCCGACCACCGGTGCACCGACGATGACCGGCAACTGGGCGGACACCCCGCGCAACCCGGTCGAGATCACCTCCGGCCACGCGCCGCAGGGCGCCGACCAGGTCATGCTCGACGCCGACACGGCGAAGAAGGCCGGCCTCGCCCTCGGCGGCAAGCTGCGGGTCCTCACCAACGACAAGCACGACTTCACCATCGTCGGCATCGTCACCTTCAAGACCACCAACCCCGGGGCGGCGCTGGCCTTCCTGGACACCCCGACGGCGCAGGGCCTCCTGCTCGGGCAGCCCGCCTACACCTCCGTCGAGCTGTTCGGCGACGGCAGCCGCACCGACGACCAGCTCAAGGCCGACGCCCTCGCCAAGCTCGGCACCGGCTACCAGGCCAAGACGGCCGCGGAGCAGAAGGAGGAGGGGGCCAAGGACGTCGGGTCCTTCCTCGACTTCATGAAGTACGCCATGCTCGGGTTCGCCGGCATCTCCCTGCTGGTCGGCGGCTTCCTGATCATCAACACCTTCTCGATGCTGGTCGCCCAGCGCACCCGGGAGATCGGCCTGCTCCGCGCCGTCGGCGGCAGCCGCCGGCAGGTCAACCGCTCGGTGCTGGTGGAGGCGCTGCTCCTCGGCGCGGTCGGCTCGACGCTCGGCATCGGCGCCGGCCTCGGCCTGGCGGTCGGGCTGATCCAGCTGATGAACGCCGTCGGCATGCACGTCAGCTCCTCGGACCTGAAGATCGGGCTGAACGTCCCGCTCGCCGGGTACGCGGTGGGCATCGTGATCACCGTGCTCGCGGCCTGGATCCCGGCCCGCCGGGCCAGCCGGATCGCGCCGATCGCCGCCCTGCGCGACCACGGGACGCCGACCGAGGCCCGTTCCAACACCGTCCGGGCCGTCCTCGGCCTGGTCCTGACGGCGGGCGGCGGCGGCCTGCTGGTCCTCGCCTCCAAGGCCGAGAAGGCGGCCACCGGCGGCCAGTACCTGGGGCTGGGCGTGTTCCTCACCCTGGTCGGCTTCGTGGTCCTCGGCCCGCTGCTGGCGACCACCCTGGTCCGGGTCCTGGGGGCCTTCCTGCCCTCGCTGTTCGGCCCGTCCGGCAAGCTCGCCCAGCGCAACGCGATGCGCAACCCGCGGCGGACCGGCGCCACGGCCGCCGCGCTGATGATCGGACTGGCGCTGGTGATCGGCACCTCGGTGTTCACCTCCTCGGTGATCAAGTCCACCAACCAGCAGATCGACCGCTCGGTCGGCGCCGACTACATCATCACGGCGGGGCAGACCGGCATCACCCCGGCCATGGTCGACGCCCTGCGGAAGACCCCGGGCGTGGACCACGTCACCGAGCAGAAGGACCTGCCGGCGGCCTTCACCACGCCGGACGGCAGGACCACGAAGGGCGGCGTCGCCGCGGTCTCCGCCGCCTTCGCCGACGACTTCCGCCTGCCGGTCAAGAGCGGCAGCGCCGACTCCCTCAAGCAGGGCTCGCTGGCCGTCGGCGAGGACTACGCCGCGGAGCACGGCCTCAAGGTCGGCGACACCGTCCGGATCGACTACGGGGAGGGGCGCACGCAGTCCCTGCCGGTCGGGGTCGTCATGACCAAGGGCAACTCGCTCTTCGACGGCGCCACCTTCGCCGACCTCGGCGCGGTGTCCAAGGCCGTCCCGGCCGCCGACCTGCCGGTCGACTCGATGGTCTTCGGCAAGGCCGCCACCGGGGCGGACGTCGCCAAGACGCTCGCCGCCCTGGAGGAGTCGCTCAAGGAGTTCCCGCAGGCCTCGGTCCGCGACCAGGCCGGCTACAAGGAGCAGATCCAGGAGCAGGTCAACACCCTGCTCTACATGATCTACGGCCTGCTCGGCCTGGCGATCGTGGTCGCGGTGCTCGGTGTGGTCAACACCCTGGCGCTCTCGGTGGTCGAGCGGACCCGCGAGATCGGCCTGCTCCGGGCGATCGGGCTCTCCCGCCGCCAGCTCCGGCGGATGATCCGGCTCGAATCCGTGGTGATCGCGCTGTTCGGCGTGGTCCTCGGGACGGGGCTCGGTCTGGCCTGGGGGATCACCGGGCAGCAGGTGCTCCGGAGCCAGGGCCTGGAGGCGCTCGCCGTCCCGGTGGGGACGATCGCCTTCACGCTGGTCGCCTCGGTGCTGATCGGCCTGCTGGCCGCCCTCGTCCCGGCCTTCCGGGCCGGGCGGATGAACGTCCTCGCGGCGATCGCGACGGACTGA
- a CDS encoding putative leader peptide gives MNAMDQRWTLTRRRHVDLLRVSCSLCCG, from the coding sequence ATGAATGCCATGGATCAGCGATGGACTCTCACGCGTCGGCGCCACGTCGACCTTCTGCGTGTGTCCTGTTCGCTCTGTTGTGGCTGA
- a CDS encoding barstar family protein translates to MSAAASAPSGRDGGGGEVFGPARWDVLPGRSWAGFAAGPGRLRVVRGEHCRTRPALFAEWARALAFPGYFGHNWDAFEECLGDAIQPPGEAPDGGPLIVVTAAGSLLADEPGGQLALLLRILDAVATAPGAGGPLRVLFTAGADAGSAATAETERRLRAAGREARIGTA, encoded by the coding sequence GTGAGCGCCGCCGCCTCCGCCCCGTCCGGACGCGACGGCGGTGGCGGCGAGGTGTTCGGCCCGGCCCGGTGGGACGTCCTGCCGGGCCGCTCCTGGGCCGGGTTCGCCGCAGGCCCCGGACGGCTCCGCGTCGTCCGGGGCGAGCACTGCCGTACCAGGCCCGCACTGTTCGCCGAATGGGCCCGCGCGCTCGCGTTCCCCGGCTACTTCGGCCACAACTGGGACGCCTTCGAGGAGTGCCTCGGTGACGCCATCCAGCCGCCCGGCGAGGCCCCGGACGGCGGCCCGCTGATCGTGGTGACCGCCGCCGGATCGCTCCTCGCGGACGAGCCCGGCGGCCAACTCGCCCTGCTCCTGCGGATCCTGGACGCGGTCGCCACCGCCCCCGGGGCCGGGGGGCCGCTCCGGGTGCTCTTCACCGCGGGTGCCGACGCGGGGAGCGCCGCGACCGCGGAGACCGAACGACGGCTGCGCGCGGCCGGACGGGAAGCCCGGATCGGCACGGCCTAG
- a CDS encoding ribonuclease domain-containing protein: MTLRRLAGAALVLALACPVVPTQAWAAPAPAATRALLQPPLPVDALPGQVERACRIWEGLGWPTNPRPVDFRIPGPEFIRGGNPYGNRSGDLPSGGAYHEYDVNPRPTPTTHRDAERLVRDEATVQVWYTADHYGDFREISEGC; the protein is encoded by the coding sequence ATGACCCTCCGCCGCCTGGCCGGGGCCGCCCTGGTCCTCGCCCTCGCCTGCCCCGTCGTCCCCACCCAGGCCTGGGCCGCGCCGGCCCCCGCCGCCACCCGCGCCCTCCTCCAGCCGCCGCTCCCCGTCGACGCACTCCCGGGGCAGGTCGAGCGCGCCTGCCGCATCTGGGAGGGCCTCGGCTGGCCCACCAACCCCCGGCCGGTCGACTTCCGCATCCCCGGCCCGGAGTTCATCCGCGGCGGCAACCCCTACGGCAACCGCAGCGGCGACCTCCCGTCCGGCGGCGCCTACCACGAGTACGACGTCAACCCCCGCCCCACGCCCACCACCCACCGCGACGCCGAGCGCCTGGTCCGTGACGAGGCCACCGTGCAGGTCTGGTACACCGCCGACCACTACGGCGACTTCCGCGAGATCTCGGAGGGTTGCTGA